One region of Zingiber officinale cultivar Zhangliang chromosome 7B, Zo_v1.1, whole genome shotgun sequence genomic DNA includes:
- the LOC122003505 gene encoding uncharacterized protein LOC122003505 isoform X1, producing the protein MAEDLEVGEFWLPLELLEDSFAVEKEESQPGEEPVDVTMGMKRDGEEKDYMDGLTRRMTQSFLQDDKEEEEAKRTAAWSSPWEQWKGDEWALFQETGGWVAASAKLNWEPRRQCPAKNSGPGGCFASPLNAHYYWDAARIFQLRQQQFAAAWERQTMTSRGRAGGRGAPPRQLQHRHMPGAGMRAVFLRRSGERKEPVGTGVFLPRTATRNTERKNNSAACPTVRIPAKVAQALNLNIENFPSGFVLQHDAFVEGRNETSATAVPISSGLPQEWTY; encoded by the exons ATGGCGGAGGACTTGGAGGTCGGAGAGTTCTGGCTTCCTCTGGAGCTACTCGAAGATAGCTTCGCTGTCGAGAAAGAGGAGTCACAGCCGGGCGAGGAACCGGTCGATGTGACGATGGGGATGAAGAGAGATGGGGAGGAGAAAGATTACATGGATGGCCTCACGCGGCGAATGACTCAATCCTTCCTCCAGGACgataaggaggaggaggaggcaaaGAGGACAGCGGCGTGGTCGTCTCCTTGGGAGCAGTGGAAGGGGGACGAGTGGGCTCTGTTCCAAGAGACGGGAGGATGGGTGGCAGCGTCTGCGAAGCTTAATTGGGAGCCAAGGAGGCAATGTCCGGCGAAGAACTCCGGCCCTGGCGGTTGCTTCGCGTCACCCCTTAACGCTCACTACTATTGGGATGCCGCTCGA ATATTCCAACTGAGGCAGCAGCAGTTTGCTGCGGCATGGGAGCGGCAGACGATGACAAGCAGAGGCAGAGCAGGCGGCCGTGGTGCGCCGCCTCGCCAACTTCAGCATCGACACATGCCAGGAGCAGGGATGAGAGCCGTCTTCCTTCGCAGATCCGGCGAGCGGAAAGAGCCTGTCGGCACCGGCGTCTTTCTCCCCCGGACCGCGACGCGCAACACCGAACGGAAAAATAACTCAG CGGCTTGTCCGACAGTGCGAATTCCGGCCAAGGTGGCGCAGGCTTTAAACTTGAACATTGAGAACTTCCCCAGTGGATTTGTTCTACAACATG ATGCTTTCGTAGAGGGAAGAAATGAGACTTCTGCGACGGCGGTTCCTATAAGCTCTGGGCTTCCTCAAGAATGGACTTACTGA
- the LOC122003505 gene encoding uncharacterized protein LOC122003505 isoform X2, whose translation MAEDLEVGEFWLPLELLEDSFAVEKEESQPGEEPVDVTMGMKRDGEEKDYMDGLTRRMTQSFLQDDKEEEEAKRTAAWSSPWEQWKGDEWALFQETGGWVAASAKLNWEPRRQCPAKNSGPGGCFASPLNAHYYWDAARIFQLRQQQFAAAWERQTMTSRGRAGGRGAPPRQLQHRHMPGAGMRAVFLRRSGERKEPVGTGVFLPRTATRNTERKNNSVRIPAKVAQALNLNIENFPSGFVLQHDAFVEGRNETSATAVPISSGLPQEWTY comes from the exons ATGGCGGAGGACTTGGAGGTCGGAGAGTTCTGGCTTCCTCTGGAGCTACTCGAAGATAGCTTCGCTGTCGAGAAAGAGGAGTCACAGCCGGGCGAGGAACCGGTCGATGTGACGATGGGGATGAAGAGAGATGGGGAGGAGAAAGATTACATGGATGGCCTCACGCGGCGAATGACTCAATCCTTCCTCCAGGACgataaggaggaggaggaggcaaaGAGGACAGCGGCGTGGTCGTCTCCTTGGGAGCAGTGGAAGGGGGACGAGTGGGCTCTGTTCCAAGAGACGGGAGGATGGGTGGCAGCGTCTGCGAAGCTTAATTGGGAGCCAAGGAGGCAATGTCCGGCGAAGAACTCCGGCCCTGGCGGTTGCTTCGCGTCACCCCTTAACGCTCACTACTATTGGGATGCCGCTCGA ATATTCCAACTGAGGCAGCAGCAGTTTGCTGCGGCATGGGAGCGGCAGACGATGACAAGCAGAGGCAGAGCAGGCGGCCGTGGTGCGCCGCCTCGCCAACTTCAGCATCGACACATGCCAGGAGCAGGGATGAGAGCCGTCTTCCTTCGCAGATCCGGCGAGCGGAAAGAGCCTGTCGGCACCGGCGTCTTTCTCCCCCGGACCGCGACGCGCAACACCGAACGGAAAAATAACTCAG TGCGAATTCCGGCCAAGGTGGCGCAGGCTTTAAACTTGAACATTGAGAACTTCCCCAGTGGATTTGTTCTACAACATG ATGCTTTCGTAGAGGGAAGAAATGAGACTTCTGCGACGGCGGTTCCTATAAGCTCTGGGCTTCCTCAAGAATGGACTTACTGA
- the LOC122003506 gene encoding uncharacterized protein LOC122003506 — MMEAATMRRSNCFVFPLILLLLLSVRRSVDGAGECGRVPVQQMAVQMAVCATAGQDATAQVSSGCCSAVQRIGQNPGCLCAVMLSDIAKSVGVKPEIAVTIPKRCKLANRPVGYNCGGYTLP; from the exons ATGATGGAGGCAGCCACTATGAGGCGATCTAACTGCTTCGTCTTCCCGCTGATCCTACTGCTTCTGCTCTCTGTACGTCGCAGCGTCGACGGCGCCGGGGAATGCGGGCGCGTCCCGGTGCAGCAGATGGCGGTGCAGATGGCGGTGTGCGCGACGGCAGGGCAGGACGCGACGGCGCAGGTCTCCTCCGGCTGCTGCTCCGCGGTGCAGAGAATAGGACAGAACCCCGGGTGCCTCTGCGCCGTCATGCTCTCCGACATCGCCAAGAGCGTCGGCGTCAAGCCGGAGATCGCCGTCACCATCCCCAAGCGCTGCAAACTCGCCAACCGCCCCGTTGGCTACAATTGCGGAG GCTACACATTGCCGTga